A window of Mucilaginibacter robiniae genomic DNA:
ATACTTATCTTTCAATAAAGCAAAACCATCTTTTAAATCCATCACAATTTGCGAGCTGAAAGCTAGTACAATATGTACTGGCGGATAAATGGTAAGCCTACGCCCAGCCATACCCGCATTTGATAACAGAATGCTGCCATTACGGGCAATCAGGGCTTCACACAAGGTGAAACCAACCTCAGCTTTATCAAAATCTTTATCGCTAGTGTAATAAGGGTAGCCAAACTCATCCAATAATTGCTGCAACAAGGGTTCCCAGCAATATATTTTATGCCATTTACGTTCTTCGGCCAAATTCAGTAACGATTCGATAAACTGAATATCATCCTCACAAAATACAAATTGACCACCAGCCGCCAGTAGTCCTTCTGCAAACATTACTTCCGGTATATCATTAGGCGTAAGTGCCGCATATAAAGGCATATCTTCTAAGTTGGGGTAGGGGTTATCCCGTCGTTCCAGCAAAGCCTTGCGTACCTTCTTCAGCAATCGTTCTTTAGGCGTAGTATTGTCTTTCATAAACAAAAAAAGCCACTGCGCGGGCAGTGGCTTTAAAGGTAAATAAATTTTATATTATCCTTGTGGTTGCTGTCCTTCAATGCGGGCAGTTTCAGGATTGGTTACGCTTTCAGGTATAGCGTTGTTATCTACATCCGGGTTCAAAGCGGCTTCACCGTTCACAAATTTATCATAAGCGGTACGATTATCGAACGGGCGTTTTCCCAACAGCTCTTCCAAATCAGACTGGAACAATACTTCTTTTTC
This region includes:
- a CDS encoding LutC/YkgG family protein produces the protein MKDNTTPKERLLKKVRKALLERRDNPYPNLEDMPLYAALTPNDIPEVMFAEGLLAAGGQFVFCEDDIQFIESLLNLAEERKWHKIYCWEPLLQQLLDEFGYPYYTSDKDFDKAEVGFTLCEALIARNGSILLSNAGMAGRRLTIYPPVHIVLAFSSQIVMDLKDGFALLKDKYNARLPSMITTVTGPSHTADINHHPVSGAHGPKEVFVFLLEG